One window of Macrococcus sp. 19Msa1099 genomic DNA carries:
- a CDS encoding UvrB/UvrC motif-containing protein: MAYEEEFSMNQLLKHLLNSGEFQTHPDKCPNCGLSLREALHIGKFGCSECYDAFSQYVPQVIERVQAGNLEHVGQQPFKSQEKIALKKRIEALEEQLQQLIEVQNFEEAVNVRDEIKVLKEGGDTHVE; the protein is encoded by the coding sequence ATGGCTTATGAAGAAGAATTTTCGATGAATCAGCTATTGAAACATTTACTTAATAGCGGAGAATTTCAAACACATCCTGATAAATGTCCTAACTGTGGTCTTTCGCTAAGAGAGGCGTTGCATATCGGCAAGTTTGGTTGTAGTGAATGTTACGACGCATTTAGTCAATATGTCCCTCAAGTAATAGAGAGAGTTCAAGCAGGTAATCTGGAACATGTCGGACAGCAACCTTTTAAGTCTCAAGAAAAGATTGCACTTAAAAAGCGTATTGAAGCACTGGAAGAACAACTACAGCAATTAATAGAAGTACAAAACTTTGAAGAAGCTGTAAATGTAAGAGACGAAATAAAAGTATTAAAGGAAGGTGGTGATACTCATGTTGAGTAA